Proteins encoded in a region of the Aliivibrio fischeri ATCC 7744 = JCM 18803 = DSM 507 genome:
- the tnpC gene encoding IS66 family transposase, with protein MQKELSKPTGITPEIQAYSDSLVEITSQKYEARIADMWEQFRRAQAKRYLPQSEKFPAQGCLFNEAEQLNDAPVDNDEPETETITYTRKRGRKPINPDLPREVIEHDLADSEKVCSCCQSPLHAIGVETSEQVEIIPKQVKVLRHERKKYACRHCEQQGTGSKVVTAAMPKQPLPGSIATTGTLATVAVSKYADGLPLYRIEKELSRVGLDIQRTTLANWMIKTSELLSPIYQSLHQALLKEPVIHGDETTLQVLKEPNKKAESKSYLWAYASPEHSLTPVTLFEYQPGRAHNYPKQFLDKYAGSMMTDGYSAWRMLDNVQHLGCWAHARRKFKDALDLSPKKTGQAKQALSYIQKLYAVEKKGKNLSSDERCQLRRKEAVPILTTFYVWLDKAAASLLPKSPMGKAVSYALNQWPYLKRYVENGLYPIDNNRVEREIRPVAVGRKAWLFSDTQSGANASAVLFSIMLTCRANNIEPYTYLKHVLTELPQREPGSDVSDLRPYSNKPVKS; from the coding sequence ATGCAAAAGGAACTCAGCAAGCCCACGGGCATCACCCCAGAAATCCAAGCGTACAGCGATAGCTTGGTTGAGATCACATCGCAAAAATACGAAGCACGTATTGCGGATATGTGGGAGCAATTTCGCCGTGCTCAGGCTAAGCGTTATCTTCCTCAGAGTGAAAAGTTCCCGGCACAAGGTTGCTTATTCAATGAGGCTGAGCAACTTAACGATGCCCCTGTTGACAATGATGAGCCCGAAACCGAAACCATCACCTACACTCGTAAGCGAGGGCGCAAGCCTATTAATCCAGATTTGCCTCGTGAAGTGATTGAGCATGATTTAGCGGACAGTGAAAAAGTCTGCAGCTGCTGCCAAAGTCCACTGCATGCTATCGGCGTGGAAACGTCAGAGCAGGTTGAAATTATCCCTAAGCAAGTCAAAGTACTTCGCCATGAGCGTAAAAAATACGCTTGTCGTCACTGTGAGCAACAAGGCACTGGCAGCAAAGTGGTGACGGCAGCAATGCCTAAGCAACCATTACCAGGAAGTATCGCCACGACAGGGACCTTGGCAACCGTTGCTGTAAGCAAATATGCAGATGGTCTTCCGCTCTATCGTATAGAAAAAGAGCTGTCCCGAGTGGGATTAGATATCCAGCGTACCACACTGGCGAACTGGATGATAAAAACATCTGAACTCTTGTCTCCCATTTACCAATCCTTACATCAAGCTTTACTGAAAGAGCCGGTTATCCATGGTGATGAGACGACGCTTCAGGTTCTAAAAGAGCCCAATAAGAAAGCTGAAAGTAAGTCTTATCTGTGGGCCTATGCCAGTCCAGAGCACAGTCTAACGCCCGTTACTTTATTTGAGTATCAACCTGGACGAGCACATAACTATCCCAAGCAGTTCCTCGACAAATATGCTGGGAGCATGATGACAGATGGTTACTCAGCATGGCGAATGTTGGATAACGTTCAGCATCTAGGTTGCTGGGCTCATGCTAGACGTAAGTTCAAAGACGCACTAGATCTGAGTCCTAAAAAAACGGGACAGGCTAAGCAGGCACTGAGCTATATCCAAAAGTTGTACGCTGTAGAGAAGAAAGGCAAAAACTTATCTTCTGATGAACGATGTCAGCTCCGGCGAAAAGAGGCGGTTCCAATACTTACCACCTTCTATGTTTGGTTAGACAAAGCGGCGGCAAGCCTACTTCCTAAAAGTCCGATGGGAAAAGCGGTCAGTTATGCGCTTAACCAATGGCCCTATCTTAAAAGATATGTAGAAAATGGGTTATACCCGATTGATAACAATCGGGTTGAGCGCGAGATCCGCCCAGTGGCCGTTGGTCGAAAAGCGTGGTTGTTCAGCGACACACAAAGTGGCGCCAACGCCAGTGCCGTCTTGTTTAGTATTATGCTGACTTGCCGAGCAAATAATATTGAACCTTATACTTATCTAAAGCACGTGCTGACAGAGTTACCGCAACGAGAACCGGGTAGTGACGTCAGTGATCTGCGGCCATATAGCAACAAACCAGTTAAAAGCTAG
- the tnpA gene encoding IS66 family insertion sequence element accessory protein TnpA has translation MDQQSKRDHWTNILEQQKESNLSIKQFCIDNEISYQTFYYWSKKLSESEVTTKIHPTIVTEPTQEQSNIVVLTLNNGLRAELPANLNSKQIKHWIDALQ, from the coding sequence ATGGATCAGCAAAGTAAGCGCGATCATTGGACTAATATTTTAGAGCAACAGAAAGAGAGTAACCTATCTATCAAGCAATTTTGTATTGATAATGAAATAAGCTACCAAACCTTTTATTACTGGTCAAAGAAGCTCAGCGAGTCAGAAGTCACAACAAAAATTCACCCCACTATCGTGACAGAGCCAACACAAGAGCAGTCGAATATTGTGGTGCTGACATTAAATAATGGCCTTCGTGCCGAGTTACCAGCAAATCTTAATTCCAAACAAATTAAACATTGGATTGATGCATTGCAATGA
- a CDS encoding ISL3 family transposase, translated as MPNNTFLSSFWKGFQIVKSHKTDSLISITLKPDSPAFCSCGRLSEFTHDTQWRTIKDAMILGTPVELLIQTRRITCLLCGTKTEAISWLKPYSRLTNRLIEYIEQLLPLLPIKHISELTGVHWHTIKNIDKQRLKRVIPDIPWDKLRQLVMDEFAIFKGHRYATVIADAQTHQVLWIGLGRSRTDIRPFFEELGKHAENIEAVAMDMNTAFDLEVKAHCPNARIVYDLFHVVAKYGREVMDRVRVDQANQLKEDKKARRWIKRSRWILLKNRDNLDVNQQSYLDEILSVNHDLMVTHLLGEQLKELWYCDSETQAIELWDVWWQQVNESGIKPLISFARKLKPYLHGIVSSSLYRLNTCTLEGINNKIKLIKRMGYGYRDTDYFFMKIKAAFPGKPR; from the coding sequence ATGCCAAATAATACTTTTTTATCATCCTTCTGGAAAGGTTTTCAGATCGTAAAGTCTCATAAAACTGATTCATTAATCTCTATAACCTTAAAACCTGACTCCCCAGCATTCTGCTCTTGCGGGCGACTCTCTGAATTTACTCACGATACTCAGTGGCGAACTATTAAAGACGCTATGATATTAGGAACTCCAGTTGAACTTTTGATTCAGACTAGGCGCATTACATGTTTGCTATGCGGTACAAAAACGGAAGCAATATCTTGGCTTAAACCATACTCACGCCTGACTAATCGATTGATAGAATATATTGAACAACTGCTGCCTTTGCTGCCGATTAAACATATTTCAGAACTGACTGGAGTACATTGGCACACGATAAAGAATATTGATAAACAACGACTTAAACGAGTTATCCCTGACATACCATGGGATAAATTACGCCAACTAGTGATGGATGAGTTTGCCATATTTAAAGGACATCGATATGCAACAGTGATTGCCGATGCGCAGACACATCAAGTGCTTTGGATTGGTTTAGGTAGAAGCCGAACTGATATCAGGCCTTTCTTTGAAGAGCTTGGTAAGCATGCCGAAAATATCGAAGCAGTGGCTATGGATATGAATACAGCTTTCGATCTCGAAGTGAAAGCTCATTGCCCTAATGCACGTATTGTATACGATCTTTTTCATGTGGTAGCCAAATATGGACGAGAGGTAATGGATAGGGTTAGGGTAGATCAAGCGAATCAACTCAAAGAAGACAAAAAAGCTCGTCGTTGGATTAAGCGTTCACGCTGGATCCTTTTGAAAAATAGAGACAATCTAGACGTAAATCAACAGAGTTATTTAGATGAAATACTTTCGGTAAACCACGATTTAATGGTGACTCATTTGCTAGGAGAGCAATTAAAAGAGCTCTGGTATTGTGACTCAGAAACGCAGGCAATAGAACTATGGGATGTATGGTGGCAACAGGTAAATGAGAGTGGGATCAAACCACTAATCAGTTTTGCACGAAAGTTAAAACCATACCTTCACGGAATTGTTAGTTCGTCTTTATATCGATTAAATACATGTACACTGGAAGGAATAAATAACAAAATTAAGTTAATCAAAAGAATGGGGTATGGCTACAGAGATACGGACTATTTCTTTATGAAGATAAAAGCGGCTTTCCCCGGAAAGCCGCGATGA
- the tnpB gene encoding IS66 family insertion sequence element accessory protein TnpB (TnpB, as the term is used for proteins encoded by IS66 family insertion elements, is considered an accessory protein, since TnpC, encoded by a neighboring gene, is a DDE family transposase.): MIQSEKVYLVVGVTDMRKSIDGLSLIVAETLEMDPFSEAWFIFCNRNRDKLKILFWDTNGFWLYYRRLEKGTFKWPTPNIDGALHISRQQLNWLLSGSSQISGN, encoded by the coding sequence ATGATACAGTCAGAAAAGGTTTACCTCGTCGTTGGCGTCACCGACATGAGAAAATCCATTGATGGCTTATCACTCATTGTCGCCGAAACGCTGGAAATGGACCCATTCAGTGAAGCCTGGTTTATTTTTTGTAATCGCAATCGAGATAAACTCAAGATCTTGTTTTGGGATACCAATGGCTTTTGGCTTTATTATCGTCGCTTAGAAAAAGGAACCTTCAAATGGCCAACACCCAATATTGATGGTGCACTCCACATTAGCAGGCAACAACTCAACTGGCTTTTATCAGGTTCATCGCAGATTAGCGGGAATTGA
- a CDS encoding DEAD/DEAH box helicase, with product MAELIPTLNTCLSKMTAGEKRFAQRVENLLEDDYICWYDIPVGRQRRYPDFIILHPARGLLFLEVKDWKLDTIRNIDASRVELLTSKGIETTSNPIEQVRQCSYQVIDKLKRDNLLVNQDGKYKGNLCLPYGYGVVLTNITRIQLDRAIPLDAQDSVLPHHLVICKDEMVSTIDPEKFQTKLWNMFNYKFGNQLSLPQIDRIRWHLFPEIRISTSEQQTLLPLEDTNELINPNDHIPEIIKIMDIQQEQLARSLGDGHRVIHGVAGSGKTLILGYRCLHLAEQLKKPILVLCFNITLAARLRSFINDKGIAGQVQVYHFHDWCGQQIKTYNLDIQKGEAPYWERQVETVIEGVEKGNIPKGQYGALLIDEGHDFEAEWLTLITQMIDPETNSLLLLYDDAQSIYKKKSNLDFSLASVGIQAQGRTTVLRLNYRNTREILSFSYQFAKQYFDNSDTKEIPLIHPESAGITGSHPVVKKFSTMDQEVEYAIKCLVHWKQNGYAWSDIAIIYPCKHIGKKVAEALKTRGIPHILLATSEHKKQYNPINDVVNVLPIPSSKGLEFKTVVILNSSNIPKKSDNRSEDIRRLYVGMTRATHNLLATYHKENELSESLEAAAISINK from the coding sequence ATGGCTGAATTAATACCAACATTAAATACCTGTTTATCTAAAATGACAGCGGGAGAAAAACGTTTCGCGCAACGTGTTGAAAACTTATTAGAGGATGATTACATATGTTGGTATGACATCCCTGTTGGACGCCAACGACGTTACCCTGATTTCATTATCTTACATCCCGCACGTGGCTTACTATTTCTTGAAGTAAAAGATTGGAAACTTGATACTATCAGAAATATAGATGCGTCTCGTGTCGAATTACTAACATCAAAAGGCATTGAAACAACAAGTAATCCTATTGAGCAAGTACGTCAGTGTAGTTATCAAGTCATAGATAAACTAAAACGAGATAACTTACTTGTAAATCAAGATGGGAAATATAAAGGTAACTTATGCCTTCCTTATGGGTATGGCGTTGTATTAACCAATATTACTCGCATTCAGTTAGATCGAGCTATTCCTTTAGACGCTCAAGACTCGGTACTTCCACATCACTTAGTCATTTGTAAAGATGAAATGGTAAGTACAATAGATCCTGAAAAGTTTCAAACAAAACTCTGGAATATGTTTAATTATAAATTTGGAAACCAATTATCATTACCACAAATTGATAGAATTCGATGGCATCTATTTCCAGAAATTCGTATTTCAACATCAGAACAACAAACTCTGCTACCTCTAGAAGATACGAACGAATTAATAAATCCAAATGATCACATTCCTGAAATAATTAAAATCATGGATATTCAACAGGAGCAGTTAGCTAGAAGCTTAGGTGATGGACATCGAGTCATTCATGGCGTAGCTGGTTCCGGAAAAACGTTGATCTTAGGTTATCGTTGCTTACATCTAGCTGAGCAATTAAAAAAACCAATTTTAGTACTCTGCTTCAATATCACATTAGCGGCAAGGCTCCGTAGTTTTATCAATGATAAAGGTATTGCAGGACAAGTTCAGGTCTATCATTTTCATGATTGGTGTGGACAACAAATTAAAACTTACAATTTAGATATTCAAAAGGGTGAAGCCCCTTATTGGGAAAGACAAGTTGAAACTGTCATAGAGGGTGTTGAAAAAGGAAATATACCAAAAGGGCAGTATGGAGCACTATTGATTGATGAAGGACATGATTTTGAAGCAGAATGGCTAACATTAATTACTCAAATGATTGATCCTGAAACAAATTCGTTATTATTACTATATGACGATGCTCAATCTATCTACAAGAAAAAAAGCAATTTAGACTTTAGTTTAGCAAGTGTTGGAATTCAAGCCCAAGGAAGAACTACAGTATTACGTTTAAACTATCGTAATACCAGAGAAATACTATCTTTCTCTTATCAGTTTGCTAAACAATATTTTGATAATTCGGATACTAAAGAAATTCCATTAATTCATCCTGAATCTGCTGGTATTACAGGCTCTCATCCTGTTGTTAAAAAATTCTCAACGATGGATCAAGAAGTTGAATATGCAATTAAATGTTTAGTTCATTGGAAACAAAATGGATATGCATGGAGCGATATCGCCATAATTTATCCTTGTAAACATATTGGCAAAAAAGTTGCTGAAGCACTAAAAACTAGAGGTATACCTCATATATTACTCGCTACTTCTGAGCATAAAAAACAATATAATCCAATCAATGATGTCGTTAACGTTCTTCCCATTCCTAGCAGTAAGGGATTGGAATTTAAAACAGTAGTAATTTTAAACTCATCCAATATTCCTAAAAAAAGCGATAATAGATCAGAAGATATTCGTCGATTATATGTAGGAATGACGCGAGCAACTCATAACTTATTGGCCACTTATCATAAAGAAAATGAATTAAGTGAAAGTCTTGAAGCAGCAGCTATTAGCATTAATAAATAG
- a CDS encoding peptide MFS transporter, which yields MNTIKQPKGIFHIIAIQMWEFFSYYGMRSLLILFLTEKLLMSDQHAYALYGAYTSLVYVTPIIGGYLADKYLGNYWSVILGSLLMVGGHFVLSFPSSDHTTLYIALSLIICGYGFFKTNSSCLLGELYQTKEQERGREAGFSISYIGGNIGSMISPILCGFAAMKWGWHVGFSLAGIGMLLGLCIFMTGRKNFSHVSKPNLPALQKKSAGIPHWSLLLASLVVAAVGLVFVLKNLWAGYILLVICLMSLVHIINLYRKSDEEDRQKLNSIMYFMLFGTVFWAFDQQGGSSISLFIERNIDTNIGGFIIPTAFFQSINPIAVIAGGAAVAWLWKMLDSKSISVRTLTKLNIGLLLLTAGFSLITLSSKLAMASGQTTFVWLLIGLLCIGVAELFIDPVALAAITRLNPHGATGTLAGIYMLAGGSVANYLAADIAQFTSTGTGENAGTLDLIVSATQYHHVFQSILFVTIGVFVLGLLVDFKHRKQATI from the coding sequence ATGAATACAATCAAACAACCTAAAGGGATATTCCATATTATTGCAATCCAAATGTGGGAATTCTTTAGTTACTACGGTATGCGCTCTTTATTAATTCTTTTCTTAACGGAAAAGTTATTAATGTCAGACCAACATGCCTACGCTTTGTATGGTGCGTATACATCGCTTGTGTATGTGACTCCTATTATTGGTGGTTATTTAGCAGATAAATATTTAGGTAACTACTGGTCGGTAATTTTAGGCAGCTTACTAATGGTGGGTGGGCACTTTGTATTGAGTTTTCCAAGTAGCGATCACACCACTTTGTATATTGCGCTTTCTTTAATTATCTGTGGTTACGGTTTCTTTAAAACTAACTCAAGTTGTTTGTTAGGTGAGCTATATCAAACCAAGGAACAAGAGCGTGGCCGTGAGGCGGGTTTCTCCATCTCTTATATTGGTGGCAATATTGGTTCGATGATTTCTCCGATTCTATGTGGTTTTGCTGCAATGAAATGGGGATGGCACGTGGGTTTCTCACTTGCAGGGATTGGGATGCTACTTGGCCTATGTATCTTCATGACAGGTCGTAAAAACTTTTCTCACGTAAGTAAACCAAATTTACCAGCACTTCAGAAAAAAAGTGCAGGCATTCCACATTGGTCATTGCTACTTGCTTCATTGGTTGTTGCTGCTGTTGGTTTGGTATTTGTGCTTAAAAACTTATGGGCAGGTTATATTCTATTAGTGATTTGCTTAATGTCTTTGGTGCACATCATCAACTTATACCGTAAGAGTGATGAAGAAGATCGTCAAAAGCTCAATTCCATCATGTATTTTATGTTGTTTGGTACGGTATTTTGGGCATTTGATCAACAAGGTGGTAGCTCAATTAGTCTATTCATTGAGCGTAATATAGATACCAATATTGGTGGTTTTATTATCCCGACGGCTTTTTTCCAATCCATTAACCCAATTGCTGTGATTGCAGGTGGTGCTGCGGTGGCGTGGCTATGGAAAATGTTAGATTCAAAAAGCATTTCAGTGAGAACACTAACAAAGCTGAATATCGGTCTTTTATTGCTTACTGCTGGCTTTAGTTTAATTACTTTGTCATCAAAATTAGCAATGGCAAGCGGTCAAACTACCTTTGTTTGGTTGTTGATTGGTCTACTGTGCATTGGGGTGGCAGAGCTGTTTATTGACCCTGTGGCATTAGCTGCGATTACACGTCTAAATCCACACGGTGCAACAGGAACGTTAGCAGGTATTTATATGCTTGCTGGTGGCTCGGTAGCAAATTATCTTGCTGCAGATATTGCTCAGTTCACATCGACGGGTACGGGTGAAAATGCAGGAACATTGGATTTAATTGTATCGGCAACGCAATATCACCATGTATTTCAAAGTATCCTTTTTGTAACAATTGGCGTGTTTGTTTTAGGTTTATTGGTGGACTTTAAACACCGTAAACAAGCAACTATTTAA
- the gloA gene encoding lactoylglutathione lyase, protein MQFLHTMIRVTDLKQSIEFYTKVLGMKVLDHSENSEYRYTLVFVGYEEGGTSIELTYNWDTDNYDMGNAFGHLALGVQDIYAACDNIKALGGNVTREAGPVKGGTTHIAFITDPDGYQIELIQLSK, encoded by the coding sequence ATGCAATTTCTACATACGATGATCAGAGTGACAGACTTAAAACAATCTATTGAATTTTATACCAAAGTTTTAGGGATGAAAGTGCTCGATCACAGCGAAAACAGTGAATATCGCTACACACTCGTTTTCGTTGGTTATGAAGAAGGCGGAACAAGTATCGAGTTGACCTATAACTGGGATACCGATAATTACGACATGGGTAATGCGTTTGGTCATTTAGCTTTAGGTGTCCAAGATATTTACGCGGCTTGCGATAATATCAAAGCATTAGGTGGTAACGTGACTCGTGAAGCAGGACCAGTAAAAGGCGGTACAACGCATATTGCGTTTATTACGGACCCGGATGGTTATCAAATTGAGCTTATTCAATTAAGCAAATAA
- a CDS encoding NADH:flavin oxidoreductase, translating to MSTLFTETRIGSMTLKNRFMRSATWENMATEDGHMTDKLYDIYEELAKGEVGLIVTGYANIVEEEKPNAGMMGMYNDSFIEEYKKLTELVHLNDSKIVMQLAYGGTKTTYNVGERVIFAPSDVCERGTQTQGKAMTKDEIDYIVDAFAKASRRAKESGFDGVEIHAAHTYLINQFLSPYYNRREDEYGGSLDNRMRFLLEIYAEIRKQVGDDYPILVKLTASEFFEGGLTFDETRIICKKLEEIGVDGIIISGNIHGNASTLVGESFDGYTLQEEGYFHEYGNVLSQDVNVPVITVGGLNDINAIEKIAEETNIQYFALSRPLLAEPQLIKRWKEGNRAEVDCERCSKCRTKRGNFCVVYKKRKPKKECA from the coding sequence TTGAGCACTTTGTTTACCGAAACCCGCATTGGCAGCATGACACTTAAAAACCGCTTCATGAGAAGTGCAACGTGGGAAAATATGGCAACAGAAGACGGCCATATGACAGACAAGTTATACGATATCTACGAAGAGCTCGCTAAAGGTGAAGTTGGCTTAATTGTTACTGGCTATGCAAACATTGTTGAAGAAGAAAAACCCAACGCTGGCATGATGGGTATGTATAACGATTCTTTCATTGAAGAGTACAAAAAGCTGACTGAGCTTGTACACCTAAATGATTCAAAAATTGTTATGCAGCTTGCTTATGGTGGCACCAAAACAACTTATAACGTTGGCGAACGCGTTATTTTTGCTCCAAGTGATGTGTGTGAACGTGGTACACAAACACAAGGCAAGGCGATGACAAAAGACGAAATCGACTACATTGTTGATGCGTTTGCCAAAGCAAGCCGAAGAGCAAAAGAATCTGGCTTTGATGGGGTTGAAATCCATGCGGCTCACACTTATTTAATCAACCAATTTTTAAGTCCTTATTACAACCGTCGTGAAGACGAATACGGCGGTAGCTTAGATAATCGTATGCGTTTCTTACTAGAGATCTACGCTGAGATCAGAAAACAAGTGGGTGATGATTACCCTATCCTAGTAAAACTGACGGCGTCTGAGTTCTTTGAAGGTGGTTTAACGTTCGATGAGACTCGAATCATCTGTAAAAAACTGGAAGAGATCGGTGTTGATGGGATCATCATTTCAGGTAACATTCACGGTAATGCAAGCACACTTGTTGGTGAATCTTTTGATGGCTATACACTTCAAGAAGAAGGTTATTTCCATGAATATGGTAATGTGCTCAGCCAAGATGTTAACGTTCCGGTGATCACCGTTGGTGGTCTAAACGACATTAATGCCATTGAAAAGATTGCTGAAGAAACGAATATCCAATACTTCGCTTTATCGCGTCCTTTACTTGCAGAGCCTCAGCTAATCAAACGTTGGAAAGAAGGCAACAGAGCCGAAGTCGATTGTGAGCGTTGTTCTAAATGCCGAACCAAACGTGGCAACTTCTGTGTGGTTTACAAGAAGAGAAAACCAAAGAAAGAATGCGCTTAA
- a CDS encoding reverse transcriptase domain-containing protein, translating into MSSEIIDFLLSCKNSEAALRWLKKARKHHPPNADVWHFIFHYKTYYQPKILQQLRSKSYLLSPMLVYKTKLGESRVMWSASDAFVIRLVQQTLLHYNLLPVSDFVTHTKRSSSSRKVGMHTIRSKALNMPFVCRTDIKGYYAAIPKLKMIEWLYSFNIPPEIQNILTQFLMYNVEDGGNISLSNKGIPRSSSLSPYLAAAHFYELDELLGHCAGIYYQRYMDDFLILSTTRHKLRKAIKRVRHCISNQWDFELHPDKTVIGRTSKGFDWMGLWFDGENWEGPSQRSKQRSSDKLAVIYNNYQGEEREHRLINYEKAYNRWLKGIMGN; encoded by the coding sequence ATGTCATCTGAAATAATAGATTTTCTTTTATCCTGCAAAAACAGCGAAGCGGCACTACGTTGGTTAAAAAAGGCAAGAAAACACCACCCACCTAATGCTGATGTTTGGCACTTTATCTTTCATTACAAAACATATTACCAACCAAAAATCCTTCAACAATTACGTTCTAAATCTTATTTATTATCCCCTATGTTGGTATATAAAACAAAGTTAGGGGAGAGCCGAGTGATGTGGAGCGCGTCGGATGCCTTTGTTATACGCTTAGTGCAACAAACGTTACTCCATTATAACCTTTTGCCTGTGAGTGATTTTGTTACTCATACCAAACGCTCAAGCTCATCACGTAAGGTAGGTATGCATACGATACGTTCCAAAGCGCTCAACATGCCTTTTGTATGTCGCACAGATATAAAAGGCTATTATGCAGCGATACCGAAATTAAAAATGATAGAATGGCTTTATTCATTTAACATTCCTCCTGAAATACAAAACATATTAACGCAATTTTTAATGTACAATGTAGAAGATGGTGGGAATATTTCCTTATCAAATAAAGGAATTCCTCGCTCAAGCAGCCTCAGTCCTTATTTAGCGGCTGCCCATTTTTATGAGCTTGATGAATTGCTAGGACATTGTGCAGGCATATATTATCAACGTTATATGGACGACTTTTTAATCTTAAGTACGACACGGCATAAATTGAGAAAAGCAATAAAACGCGTGCGTCATTGCATTTCGAATCAATGGGATTTTGAGTTACATCCAGATAAAACGGTGATAGGCCGGACATCAAAAGGATTCGATTGGATGGGATTATGGTTTGATGGGGAAAATTGGGAAGGTCCATCGCAACGAAGTAAGCAAAGATCGAGTGATAAGCTTGCTGTAATTTATAATAATTACCAAGGGGAAGAAAGAGAACACCGCTTAATTAACTATGAGAAAGCGTACAATCGATGGCTGAAAGGCATTATGGGGAATTAG